Proteins encoded by one window of Xiphias gladius isolate SHS-SW01 ecotype Sanya breed wild chromosome 15, ASM1685928v1, whole genome shotgun sequence:
- the tnrc6c2 gene encoding trinucleotide repeat-containing gene 6C protein isoform X4 — translation MATGAAGQQAHYPSLKANNNMMTGPGSAHTLAGNRGWGSDGKPDGINGGRVGAPNNWGSPNFNLNLNPNANPSAWPVLGHEGGGGGGIGPNGVSNSSSLPPGINSNGNMGNGSLGGADIGGGGWVGMISASENDQQHPSTNTSLSFNMEPANLNTDGPNHTKQQQQAQEPMSPIHGLTGWGGQSPTESSKLNGDTTGSSVWGSGETKAAESPKDSGWDSAPSGGLSAWGRQGSGGGSSGSGGWGDWGKSSGGGEGSKGWDSVDAGSSGSGQEQQLSSWGQQPGTAPASEGSGDSSEGRSHRRDRSSSMDFAPLLPRQDLDPRVLSNSGWGQTPIRQHTVWEMEEANSEDGKRNSSSDTIGGSSSNVGPSSTNGGTINPNIGSNQRPGSGGKSESEGSSPSGWGVPPPQPLQTGSGWGEPQQSLSKAPNGTTSGWGDPLPISGPKSGGKSSWGCEDKSPSWDDGITKSQTTSWGEGPKSSHGWGNSNGGSNSTSTGDWGEAEVKNNGSSSSMWEGEGGNAGTGGWKESPRGGNRGGSWAKPASAVSNSSWGETSRANGPVQGGWGSSKPQESSSSSTGSGGGGSICSWGGPGSVKQNTSSWGNVSKQDQGMEPTGWEEPSPPSIRRKMEIDDGTSTWGDPSTYNKTVNMWDRNNPSSNQGNSGPPPSKNGGMIMPNNNNNNHSVGPGNTNHHHAHHMHHHPHHGQPPSHLQHHGNNNGSPNNAASHPGAGPQGRPPLSNPGWGELPSVQPKSEPAWGEPAAPTSTVDNGTSAWGKPPGGVGGWGDGSHEPSGPFGRATGPPGSAPCKPGPKPMQDGWGGGVEEMGMSTGQWDTEDGDMWNSPTSQESSSSCNSWGNGPRKGPSKGKMGNKPDEAWIMNRLIKQLTDMGFPRDPAEEALKSNNMNLDQAMSALLEKKTDLDKRGMGMSDYSNGMNKPMVCRPSALSKDPSDRTTFLDKDGVLSDDAPPSPFLPSPSLKLPLANSSLPGQGLGQGNPGLAMQNLNNRQIPSGMFGSSGAAQTRAMQQPPQPPVPPLSSSQPSLRAQVPQFLSPQVQAQLLQFAAKNIGLNPALLTSPINPQQMTLLYQLQQLQMAYQRLQIQQQMMQAQRNVSGPIRQQEQQVARTITNMQQQIQQHQRQLYQALLMKQQQLPSHSSSTSSSTGLHPSGGPAGGPGSGKSTLDPFTGPHQAPGLADTLHTKEPPSSPNTYSPYPLSGLNPNMNVNCMEVGGLSLKEPPQPQSRLSQWTHPNSMDSGNSSNMENNLNKHGAISAASTLGPPGKPPQLEDSYSPYNLMSSSESPTSPLVPPDSWGQGKSPNEKISNGTNINWPPEFCPGVPWKGLQNIDPENDPNMTPGSVPSGPTINTNIHDVNRYLLRDRNGGKLSDMKSTWSPGPISQSQASLSHELWKVPQGPRSTTAPSRPPPGLTNTKPSSTWGGNSLGLAQGWSGSYSSEGTTWSTDSSTRTSSWLVLRNLTPQIDGSTLRTLCMQHGPLITFHLNLTQGNAVVRYSSKDEAAKAQKSLHMCVLGNTTILAEFAGEEEVNRFFAQGQSLGANTTSWQANPGTNQNRMGGASQSHSIGQWSSSGGGGKASGSDLLWGGVPQYSSLWGPPSGEDARVIGSPTPINTLLPGDLLSGESM, via the exons ATGGCCACAGGTGCCGCAGGCCAGCAGGCCCACTACCCCTCTCTCAAGGCCAACAATAACATGATGACAGGACCTGGGTCAGCCCACACACTAGCTGGTAATAGAGGCTGGGGCTCAGATGGGAAACCAGATGGTATTAATGGTGGTCGAGTAGGTGCACCCAATAACTGGGGCTCTCCCAATTTTAACTTGAACCTCAATCCCAATGCCAACCCATCAGCCTGGCCTGTTCTTGGCCATgagggtggtggaggtggtggtatTGGCCCCAATGGGGTGTCCAACTCTTCATCTCTCCCACCAGGTATTAATAGCAATGGCAACATGGGAAATGGGAGCCTAGGAGGTGCGGATATTGGTGGCGGAGGTTGGGTTGGCATGATAAGTGCTAGCGAAAATGATCAACAACATCCTTCAACCAACACAAGCTTGTCCTTCAATATGGAACCTGCTAACCTTAACACTGATGGACCAAACCACACTaagcaacagcagcaagctCAGGAGCCTATGAGCCCTATCCATGGGTTAACTGGTTGGGGAGGCCAATCACCCACCGAATCATCCAAGCTAAATGGGGACACAACAGGCAGCTCTGTATGGGGTAGTGGAGAAACAAAGGCAGCTGAATCCCCCAAGGACTCAGGCTgggactcagctccttctgGAGGCCTTTCTGCCTGGGGCCGCCAAGGCAGCGGCGGAGGGAGTAGTGGAAGTGGTGGCTGGGGTGACTGGGGAAAATCATCTGGGGGTGGAGAGGGATCTAAAGGCTGGGACTCAGTGGATGCTGGTAGTTCGGGTTCAGGCCAAGAACAACAACTTAGCTCGTGGGGCCAGCAGCCTGGAACAGCCCCAGCAAGTGAGGGTAGTGGGGACAGCAGCGAAGGTCGATCTCACCGCAGAGACAGGTCCTCCAGCATGGATTTTGCCCCTCTGCTACCCCGGCAGGACCTGGACCCTAGGGTGCTGAGCAACTCGGGTTGGGGACAGACCCCCATCCGACAGCACACTGTATGGGAGATGGAAGAAGCCAACTCTGAGGATGGGAAGAGAAACAGCAGCTCAGACACCATAGGAGGCTCCAGCTCTAATGTTGGACCCTCATCCACCAATGGAGGTACCATCAACCCTAACATTGGCTCCAATCAGAGGCCTGGGTctggaggaaaaagtgaaagtgaaggaTCATCACCTTCAGGTTGGGGAGTCCCTCCACCTCAGCCACTCCAGACTGGCTCAGGATGGGGAGAACCCCAGCAGTCACTCAGCAAAGCCCCGAATGGCACCACCAGTGGCTGGGGAGACCCCTTGCCTATCAGTGGTCCTAAAAGTGGGGGCAAATCATCCTGGGGTTGTGAGGACAAGTCACCCAGCTGGGATGATGGTATTACGAAAAGCCAGACTACTAGCTGGGGAGAGGGCCCCAAAAGCTCCCATGGTTGGGGCAACAGTAATGGGGGCTCCAACAGCACCAGCACAGGGGACTGGGGAGAAGCAGAGGTCAAGAACAATGGGTCCTCCAGCAGTATgtgggaaggagaaggagggaatGCAGGAACTGGTGGATGGAAGGAAAGCCCCAGAGGAGGAAATAGAGGGGGTAGCTGGGCTAAGCCTGCCTCTGCTGTGAGTAATAGCAGCTGGGGGGAGACCTCACGTGCCAATGGCCCAGTGCAGGGAGGCTGGGGCTCTTCCAAGCCCCaggaaagcagcagcagcagcactggcagtggaggaggaggcagcatTTGTTCTTGGGGTGGTCCTGGTTCTGTAAAACAGAACACCTCTAGCTGGGGCAATGTTAGCAAACAGGACCAGGGCATGGAGCCCACTGGCTGGGAAGagccctcccctccctccatccgCAGAAAGATGGAGATTGACGATGGAACATCCACCTGGGGCGATCCCAGCACCTACAACAAGACTGTCAACATGTGGGATCGCAACAATCCCAGTAGTAACCAAGGCAACAGTGGCCCACCTCCCAGTAAGAATGGTGGAATGATTATGcccaacaataacaacaacaatcacTCTGTCGGCCCAGGGAACACCAATCACCATCATGCTCACCACATGCACCACCATCCCCATCATGGCCAGCCCCCCTCTCACCTGCAACACCATGGAAACAACAATGGGTCGCCCAACAATGCTGCCTCACATCCAGGTGCTGGCCCCCAGGGTAGACCCCCCCTCTCCAACCCAG GTTGGGGAGAACTTCCCAGTGTTCAGCCCAAGTCAGAGCCTGCTTGGGGAGAGCCAGCAGCTCCAACATCAACTGTGGACAATGGCACCTCTGCCTGGGGCAAGCCCCCGGGGGGAGTAGGAGGGTGGGGAGATGGCAGCCACGAGCCCTCTGGACCCTTTGGCAGGGCCACCGGACCCCCAGGTTCTGCACCCTGCAAGCCAG GCCCCAAACCTATGCAAGATGGCTGGGGAGGTGGAGTAGAGGAGATGGGCATGTCTACCGGCCAATGGGACACCGAAGATGGGGACATGTGGAACAGCCCCACCTCCCAGGAAAGCAGCTCCTCATGCAACTCTTGGGGAAATGGGCCGAGGAAAGGCCCAAGCAAG GGGAAGATGGGCAACAAGCCAGATGAGGCCTGGATCATGAACCGTCTCATCAAACAGCTCACTGACATGGGCTTTCCG AGAGACCCTGCTGAGGAGGCTTTGAAGAGCAACAACATGAACCTTGACCAGGCCATGA GCGCTCTGTTGGAGAAGAAGACAGATCTGGACAAGCGGGGCATGGGCATGTCTGATTACAGCAACGGCATGAACAAGCCCATGGTGTGTCGGCCCTCTGCACTCTCCAAAGACCCCTCTGATCGCACCACCTTTCTTgacaag GATGGTGTTCTGTCAGATGACGCCCCCCCATCACCGTTTCTGCCTTCCCCCAGCCTGAAGCTCCCCCTGGCCAACAGTAGCCTTCCTGGGCAGGGTCTGGGACAGGGCAACCCGGGGCTGGCCATGCAAAACTTGAACAACAGACAG ATACCCAGTGGAATGTTTGGCAGTAGTGGAGCAGCACAAACCCGGGCCATGCAGCAGCCTCCTCAGCCACCTGTGCCACCTCTCAGCTCCTCCCAGCCTAGTCTACGTGCTCAAGTGCCTCAGTTTCTCTCCCCTCAG GTCCAAGCACAGCTCTTGCAGTTTGCAGCAAAAAACATAGGTCTGAACCCTGCACTTTTAACCTCACCAATAAACCCTCAACAAATGACCCTGTTGTACCAACTTCAGCAACTCCAAATG GCGTACCAGCGtttacaaatccagcagcaGATGATGCAGGCGCAGCGCAACGTTTCCGGTCCCATTAGACAACAAGAGCAGCAA GTTGCACGTACAATCACCAACATGCAGCAGCAGATCCAGCAGCACCAGCGTCAGCTGTACCAGGCGCTGCTGATGAAGCAGCAGCAACTTCCCTCTCattcctcctccacttcctcctccactggTCTGCATCCCTCTGGTGGCCCCGCCGGAGGTCCTGGCTCCGGCAAATCAACCCTGGACCCCTTCACAGGCCCACACCAGGCTCCGGGCCTCGCCGACACACTGCACACCAAAGAGCCGCCATCTTCGCCCAACACCTACAGCCCCTACCCTCTCT CTGGACTGAATccaaacatgaatgtaaactgcATGGAGGTTGGGGGTCTGTCCCTGAAGGAGCCCCCTCAGCCCCAATCCCGCCTGTCCCAGTGGACACACCCCAACTCCATGGACTCTGGCAACTCCTCAAACATGGAGAACAACCTCAATAAGCATG GTGCCATATCTGCTGCCTCTACCCTGGGCCCCCCTGGGAAGCCCCCCCAGCTGGAGGACTCATACAGCCCTTACAATCTTATGTCCAGCTCTGAGTCCCCTACCAGCCCCCTGGTGCCTCCGGACAGCTGGGGCCAGGGCAAGAGCCCCAATGAAAAGATCTCCAATGGGACCAACATTAACTGGCCCCCAG AGTTCTGCCCAGGTGTACCATGGAAGGGCCTTCAGAACATCGATCCAGAGAATGACCCTAACATGACCCCTGGCAGCGTCCCCAGCGGGCCCACCATCAACACCAACATCCACGATGTCAACCGATACCTGCTGCGCGACAGGAATGGAG GTAAACTATCTGACATGAAGTCCACCTGGTCCCCAGGGCCCATCTCCCAGAGCCAAGCCTCTCTGTCCCATGAGTTGTGGAAAGTCCCCCAGGGGCCCCGCAGCACCACGGCTCCTTCTCGACCACCGCCAGGCCTCACCAACACCAAGCCCTCCTCCACCTGGGGTGGCAATTCACTGGGCCTCGCCCAAGGCTGGAGCGGCTCATACTCCTCTG AGGGAACCACCTGGAGTACCGACAGCTCCACCAGGACCAGCAGCTGGCTGGTGCTGAGGAATCTCACCCCACAA ATTGATGGTTCAACTCTGCGGACCCTGTGCATGCAGCACGGCCCCCTGATCACATTCCACCTCAACCTGACCCAGGGGAACGCCGTGGTGCGCTACAGCTCCAAGGACGAGGCTGCCAAGGCCCAGAAGTCTCTGCACAT GTGTGTGCTTGGAAACACCACCATCCTGGCGGAGTTTGCCGGCGAGGAGGAGGTGAACCGCTTCTTTGCACAAGGTCAGTCTCTAGGGGCAAACACCACTAGCTGGCAGGCCAACCCGGGAACCAATCAAAATCGGATGGGTGGGGCATCGCAGTCCCACTCAATTGGCCAGTGGAGCAGCAGCGGCGGTGGAGGAAAGGCCAGTGGAAGCGACCTGCTGTGGGGCGGGGTGCCCCAGTACTCCAGCCTGTGGGGACCACCGAGCGGAGAGGATGCCCGCGTGATTGGGAGCCCCACCCCCATAAACACCCTACTGCCTGGAGATCTGCTGAGTGGGGAGTCCATGTAG
- the tnrc6c2 gene encoding trinucleotide repeat-containing gene 6C protein isoform X3 has translation MATGAAGQQAHYPSLKANNNMMTGPGSAHTLAGNRGWGSDGKPDGINGGRVGAPNNWGSPNFNLNLNPNANPSAWPVLGHEGGGGGGIGPNGVSNSSSLPPGINSNGNMGNGSLGGADIGGGGWVGMISASENDQQHPSTNTSLSFNMEPANLNTDGPNHTKQQQQAQEPMSPIHGLTGWGGQSPTESSKLNGDTTGSSVWGSGETKAAESPKDSGWDSAPSGGLSAWGRQGSGGGSSGSGGWGDWGKSSGGGEGSKGWDSVDAGSSGSGQEQQLSSWGQQPGTAPASEGSGDSSEGRSHRRDRSSSMDFAPLLPRQDLDPRVLSNSGWGQTPIRQHTVWEMEEANSEDGKRNSSSDTIGGSSSNVGPSSTNGGTINPNIGSNQRPGSGGKSESEGSSPSGWGVPPPQPLQTGSGWGEPQQSLSKAPNGTTSGWGDPLPISGPKSGGKSSWGCEDKSPSWDDGITKSQTTSWGEGPKSSHGWGNSNGGSNSTSTGDWGEAEVKNNGSSSSMWEGEGGNAGTGGWKESPRGGNRGGSWAKPASAVSNSSWGETSRANGPVQGGWGSSKPQESSSSSTGSGGGGSICSWGGPGSVKQNTSSWGNVSKQDQGMEPTGWEEPSPPSIRRKMEIDDGTSTWGDPSTYNKTVNMWDRNNPSSNQGNSGPPPSKNGGMIMPNNNNNNHSVGPGNTNHHHAHHMHHHPHHGQPPSHLQHHGNNNGSPNNAASHPGAGPQGRPPLSNPGWGELPSVQPKSEPAWGEPAAPTSTVDNGTSAWGKPPGGVGGWGDGSHEPSGPFGRATGPPGSAPCKPGPKPMQDGWGGGVEEMGMSTGQWDTEDGDMWNSPTSQESSSSCNSWGNGPRKGPSKGKMGNKPDEAWIMNRLIKQLTDMGFPRDPAEEALKSNNMNLDQAMSALLEKKTDLDKRGMGMSDYSNGMNKPMVCRPSALSKDPSDRTTFLDKDGVLSDDAPPSPFLPSPSLKLPLANSSLPGQGLGQGNPGLAMQNLNNRQIPSGMFGSSGAAQTRAMQQPPQPPVPPLSSSQPSLRAQVPQFLSPQVQAQLLQFAAKNIGLNPALLTSPINPQQMTLLYQLQQLQMAYQRLQIQQQMMQAQRNVSGPIRQQEQQVARTITNMQQQIQQHQRQLYQALLMKQQQLPSHSSSTSSSTGLHPSGGPAGGPGSGKSTLDPFTGPHQAPGLADTLHTKEPPSSPNTYSPYPLSGLNPNMNVNCMEVGGLSLKEPPQPQSRLSQWTHPNSMDSGNSSNMENNLNKHGAISAASTLGPPGKPPQLEDSYSPYNLMSSSESPTSPLVPPDSWGQGKSPNEKISNGTNINWPPEFCPGVPWKGLQNIDPENDPNMTPGSVPSGPTINTNIHDVNRYLLRDRNGATSPAPPLQNGSLPPTSSDWPISGFSSSFSLSSSDGDSSGKLSDMKSTWSPGPISQSQASLSHELWKVPQGPRSTTAPSRPPPGLTNTKPSSTWGGNSLGLAQGWSGSYSSEGTTWSTDSSTRTSSWLVLRNLTPQIDGSTLRTLCMQHGPLITFHLNLTQGNAVVRYSSKDEAAKAQKSLHMCVLGNTTILAEFAGEEEVNRFFAQGQSLGANTTSWQANPGTNQNRMGGASQSHSIGQWSSSGGGGKASGSDLLWGGVPQYSSLWGPPSGEDARVIGSPTPINTLLPGDLLSGESM, from the exons ATGGCCACAGGTGCCGCAGGCCAGCAGGCCCACTACCCCTCTCTCAAGGCCAACAATAACATGATGACAGGACCTGGGTCAGCCCACACACTAGCTGGTAATAGAGGCTGGGGCTCAGATGGGAAACCAGATGGTATTAATGGTGGTCGAGTAGGTGCACCCAATAACTGGGGCTCTCCCAATTTTAACTTGAACCTCAATCCCAATGCCAACCCATCAGCCTGGCCTGTTCTTGGCCATgagggtggtggaggtggtggtatTGGCCCCAATGGGGTGTCCAACTCTTCATCTCTCCCACCAGGTATTAATAGCAATGGCAACATGGGAAATGGGAGCCTAGGAGGTGCGGATATTGGTGGCGGAGGTTGGGTTGGCATGATAAGTGCTAGCGAAAATGATCAACAACATCCTTCAACCAACACAAGCTTGTCCTTCAATATGGAACCTGCTAACCTTAACACTGATGGACCAAACCACACTaagcaacagcagcaagctCAGGAGCCTATGAGCCCTATCCATGGGTTAACTGGTTGGGGAGGCCAATCACCCACCGAATCATCCAAGCTAAATGGGGACACAACAGGCAGCTCTGTATGGGGTAGTGGAGAAACAAAGGCAGCTGAATCCCCCAAGGACTCAGGCTgggactcagctccttctgGAGGCCTTTCTGCCTGGGGCCGCCAAGGCAGCGGCGGAGGGAGTAGTGGAAGTGGTGGCTGGGGTGACTGGGGAAAATCATCTGGGGGTGGAGAGGGATCTAAAGGCTGGGACTCAGTGGATGCTGGTAGTTCGGGTTCAGGCCAAGAACAACAACTTAGCTCGTGGGGCCAGCAGCCTGGAACAGCCCCAGCAAGTGAGGGTAGTGGGGACAGCAGCGAAGGTCGATCTCACCGCAGAGACAGGTCCTCCAGCATGGATTTTGCCCCTCTGCTACCCCGGCAGGACCTGGACCCTAGGGTGCTGAGCAACTCGGGTTGGGGACAGACCCCCATCCGACAGCACACTGTATGGGAGATGGAAGAAGCCAACTCTGAGGATGGGAAGAGAAACAGCAGCTCAGACACCATAGGAGGCTCCAGCTCTAATGTTGGACCCTCATCCACCAATGGAGGTACCATCAACCCTAACATTGGCTCCAATCAGAGGCCTGGGTctggaggaaaaagtgaaagtgaaggaTCATCACCTTCAGGTTGGGGAGTCCCTCCACCTCAGCCACTCCAGACTGGCTCAGGATGGGGAGAACCCCAGCAGTCACTCAGCAAAGCCCCGAATGGCACCACCAGTGGCTGGGGAGACCCCTTGCCTATCAGTGGTCCTAAAAGTGGGGGCAAATCATCCTGGGGTTGTGAGGACAAGTCACCCAGCTGGGATGATGGTATTACGAAAAGCCAGACTACTAGCTGGGGAGAGGGCCCCAAAAGCTCCCATGGTTGGGGCAACAGTAATGGGGGCTCCAACAGCACCAGCACAGGGGACTGGGGAGAAGCAGAGGTCAAGAACAATGGGTCCTCCAGCAGTATgtgggaaggagaaggagggaatGCAGGAACTGGTGGATGGAAGGAAAGCCCCAGAGGAGGAAATAGAGGGGGTAGCTGGGCTAAGCCTGCCTCTGCTGTGAGTAATAGCAGCTGGGGGGAGACCTCACGTGCCAATGGCCCAGTGCAGGGAGGCTGGGGCTCTTCCAAGCCCCaggaaagcagcagcagcagcactggcagtggaggaggaggcagcatTTGTTCTTGGGGTGGTCCTGGTTCTGTAAAACAGAACACCTCTAGCTGGGGCAATGTTAGCAAACAGGACCAGGGCATGGAGCCCACTGGCTGGGAAGagccctcccctccctccatccgCAGAAAGATGGAGATTGACGATGGAACATCCACCTGGGGCGATCCCAGCACCTACAACAAGACTGTCAACATGTGGGATCGCAACAATCCCAGTAGTAACCAAGGCAACAGTGGCCCACCTCCCAGTAAGAATGGTGGAATGATTATGcccaacaataacaacaacaatcacTCTGTCGGCCCAGGGAACACCAATCACCATCATGCTCACCACATGCACCACCATCCCCATCATGGCCAGCCCCCCTCTCACCTGCAACACCATGGAAACAACAATGGGTCGCCCAACAATGCTGCCTCACATCCAGGTGCTGGCCCCCAGGGTAGACCCCCCCTCTCCAACCCAG GTTGGGGAGAACTTCCCAGTGTTCAGCCCAAGTCAGAGCCTGCTTGGGGAGAGCCAGCAGCTCCAACATCAACTGTGGACAATGGCACCTCTGCCTGGGGCAAGCCCCCGGGGGGAGTAGGAGGGTGGGGAGATGGCAGCCACGAGCCCTCTGGACCCTTTGGCAGGGCCACCGGACCCCCAGGTTCTGCACCCTGCAAGCCAG GCCCCAAACCTATGCAAGATGGCTGGGGAGGTGGAGTAGAGGAGATGGGCATGTCTACCGGCCAATGGGACACCGAAGATGGGGACATGTGGAACAGCCCCACCTCCCAGGAAAGCAGCTCCTCATGCAACTCTTGGGGAAATGGGCCGAGGAAAGGCCCAAGCAAG GGGAAGATGGGCAACAAGCCAGATGAGGCCTGGATCATGAACCGTCTCATCAAACAGCTCACTGACATGGGCTTTCCG AGAGACCCTGCTGAGGAGGCTTTGAAGAGCAACAACATGAACCTTGACCAGGCCATGA GCGCTCTGTTGGAGAAGAAGACAGATCTGGACAAGCGGGGCATGGGCATGTCTGATTACAGCAACGGCATGAACAAGCCCATGGTGTGTCGGCCCTCTGCACTCTCCAAAGACCCCTCTGATCGCACCACCTTTCTTgacaag GATGGTGTTCTGTCAGATGACGCCCCCCCATCACCGTTTCTGCCTTCCCCCAGCCTGAAGCTCCCCCTGGCCAACAGTAGCCTTCCTGGGCAGGGTCTGGGACAGGGCAACCCGGGGCTGGCCATGCAAAACTTGAACAACAGACAG ATACCCAGTGGAATGTTTGGCAGTAGTGGAGCAGCACAAACCCGGGCCATGCAGCAGCCTCCTCAGCCACCTGTGCCACCTCTCAGCTCCTCCCAGCCTAGTCTACGTGCTCAAGTGCCTCAGTTTCTCTCCCCTCAG GTCCAAGCACAGCTCTTGCAGTTTGCAGCAAAAAACATAGGTCTGAACCCTGCACTTTTAACCTCACCAATAAACCCTCAACAAATGACCCTGTTGTACCAACTTCAGCAACTCCAAATG GCGTACCAGCGtttacaaatccagcagcaGATGATGCAGGCGCAGCGCAACGTTTCCGGTCCCATTAGACAACAAGAGCAGCAA GTTGCACGTACAATCACCAACATGCAGCAGCAGATCCAGCAGCACCAGCGTCAGCTGTACCAGGCGCTGCTGATGAAGCAGCAGCAACTTCCCTCTCattcctcctccacttcctcctccactggTCTGCATCCCTCTGGTGGCCCCGCCGGAGGTCCTGGCTCCGGCAAATCAACCCTGGACCCCTTCACAGGCCCACACCAGGCTCCGGGCCTCGCCGACACACTGCACACCAAAGAGCCGCCATCTTCGCCCAACACCTACAGCCCCTACCCTCTCT CTGGACTGAATccaaacatgaatgtaaactgcATGGAGGTTGGGGGTCTGTCCCTGAAGGAGCCCCCTCAGCCCCAATCCCGCCTGTCCCAGTGGACACACCCCAACTCCATGGACTCTGGCAACTCCTCAAACATGGAGAACAACCTCAATAAGCATG GTGCCATATCTGCTGCCTCTACCCTGGGCCCCCCTGGGAAGCCCCCCCAGCTGGAGGACTCATACAGCCCTTACAATCTTATGTCCAGCTCTGAGTCCCCTACCAGCCCCCTGGTGCCTCCGGACAGCTGGGGCCAGGGCAAGAGCCCCAATGAAAAGATCTCCAATGGGACCAACATTAACTGGCCCCCAG AGTTCTGCCCAGGTGTACCATGGAAGGGCCTTCAGAACATCGATCCAGAGAATGACCCTAACATGACCCCTGGCAGCGTCCCCAGCGGGCCCACCATCAACACCAACATCCACGATGTCAACCGATACCTGCTGCGCGACAGGAATGGAG CCACTTCCCCAGCTCCTCCACTTCAGAATGGCTCTCTGCCTCCAACCAGCAGTGACTGGCCAATCAGTGGCTTCTCTAGCTCTTTCAGTCTGTCGTCCTCTGATGGAGACAGCTCAG GTAAACTATCTGACATGAAGTCCACCTGGTCCCCAGGGCCCATCTCCCAGAGCCAAGCCTCTCTGTCCCATGAGTTGTGGAAAGTCCCCCAGGGGCCCCGCAGCACCACGGCTCCTTCTCGACCACCGCCAGGCCTCACCAACACCAAGCCCTCCTCCACCTGGGGTGGCAATTCACTGGGCCTCGCCCAAGGCTGGAGCGGCTCATACTCCTCTG AGGGAACCACCTGGAGTACCGACAGCTCCACCAGGACCAGCAGCTGGCTGGTGCTGAGGAATCTCACCCCACAA ATTGATGGTTCAACTCTGCGGACCCTGTGCATGCAGCACGGCCCCCTGATCACATTCCACCTCAACCTGACCCAGGGGAACGCCGTGGTGCGCTACAGCTCCAAGGACGAGGCTGCCAAGGCCCAGAAGTCTCTGCACAT GTGTGTGCTTGGAAACACCACCATCCTGGCGGAGTTTGCCGGCGAGGAGGAGGTGAACCGCTTCTTTGCACAAGGTCAGTCTCTAGGGGCAAACACCACTAGCTGGCAGGCCAACCCGGGAACCAATCAAAATCGGATGGGTGGGGCATCGCAGTCCCACTCAATTGGCCAGTGGAGCAGCAGCGGCGGTGGAGGAAAGGCCAGTGGAAGCGACCTGCTGTGGGGCGGGGTGCCCCAGTACTCCAGCCTGTGGGGACCACCGAGCGGAGAGGATGCCCGCGTGATTGGGAGCCCCACCCCCATAAACACCCTACTGCCTGGAGATCTGCTGAGTGGGGAGTCCATGTAG